The genome window GATGATGTTTAGCTTTTTTAAAGACGGCAAAGAGCTAAAAAGCGTCGTGCTAAACTCGCAAAAAGATGCAGGCGCGGACGAGGGCGAAATCGCGATGAAGGCTCTAAACGCCGCCTTTAGCGAGGTTACGGATAAATTTTTGCAAGAATTAATCAAATTTTAGAGATAATCGCAAATTTTAAAGGAAAACGATGATAAAAGCGATCGAGGGCGTCATAACCAAAAAAGAGCCCGCAAATCTCATCTTAAAAACAGCCGGCGGCGTGAGCTACGGCGTAGCTATCTCGCTTTTTTGCTCGGCAAAGCTCGAGCGAGGCCAGAGCGTGGAGCTAAACATCACGCAGATCATCCGCGAGGATGTGGATTTGCTTTACGGATTTTTAGATAGCAACGAGCAAAAGATGTTTGAGATGCTGATAAAACTAAGCGGTATCGGCGCGGCGACGGCGATGGCGGTGTGCTCGAGCCTAAATCCGAACGCATTTTTAAACGCGGTTAAAAGCGGAGATGCGGCGGCGCTACAAACGGTGCCGGGCATCGGCGCAAAGACGGCTAGACGCATCATCGCCGAACTTAGCGACGCAAAGATGACGATGGACGAAAATCTGCCTAGCTATCAGCACGAAGCGATCTTGGCGCTTGAGAGCCTCGGCTTTAAAAGAGAAAAGATAACCAAGGCGCTTAGCGAGTGCGACGCTCAAAATACGGGCGAACTCGTCAAACAAGCCCTAAAAAAACTAGCATAAAAAAGGAAAAGATATGAAATTTGCTGTGATATTCGGCGCTAAAAGCTACGAACACGAGATCAGTATCGTGAGCGCAATAGCCCTAAAAAAGGTGCTAAAAAACGAACCTTTATTTATATTTTGCGATAAATTTAGAGAATTTTACTTGATAAACGGCGCCGATATGAAGGCTAATTTCTTTAGCTCTGGCAAGTATAAAAACAACAAAAAACTCGCTCTTAAGCAGGGCGGATTTTTCGCTGGCGGGTTACTCGGCGAGAAAAAGATCGAGGCGGACGTATTTATAAATTTAGTCCACGGTATGGACGGCGAGGACGGTAAGATCGCGGCGCTGCTCGAGTTTTACGGCCTTAGCTATATCGGCCCTCGCGTGGAGGCTAGCGCGCTAAGCTACAACAAGGAGCTAACCAAGCTGCTCGCGCAAAAAGCGGGCGTAAATACCCTAAACTACGAGGTTGTAAGCAGAGGAAAGGCGCCTAGCCTGCCGCTGCCCGTGATCCTAAAGCCTCTTCGCCTAGGAAGCTCGATCGGAGTTAGCGTGATAAAAGACGCTAACGAGCTAGAATACGGCCTAGACGTGGCATACGAGTTTGACAAAGAGATCCTGGTAGAGCCCTTTATCGAGGGCGTGAAGGAGTACAATCTAGCAGGCTGCAAGACGGGCGGCGAGATCAAATTTTCCATCATCGAAGAGCCTAAAAAGAAGGAATTTCTAGACTACGAGCAAAAATATATGAGCTTTTCAAACGAGAGCAGGGTGCGCGAGGCCGACATCGGCGCAGAGTTAGCCGCCAAGCTAAAACAAAGCTTTGAGCGCATCTACAACTGCGGCTTTGACGGGGCGCTGATACGCTGCGACTTTTTCGAGATAAACGGCGAAGTATATCTAAACGAGATCAATCCAAATCCGGGCAGCTTGGCGAATTATCTATTTGACGATTTTGAGGGGACGCTGGAGCGACTCGCCGTAAGCTTACCCAAAGAGCGCGAGATAAATATCGACTACAAATTTATCAACTCTATAACGTCAGCGAAAGGCAAGCTGTAAAGAAACGTCGGCATTTCCCGGTGCCTTTTTAGCAAATTTGACCGCTTTAAACGGCTTGTTTTTGGCGGCTTTTCAAAAAACTTGGTTGCGATTGTTGCACTTTGAGATATCGTTACTAAATTTGGTCGCCGGTTTTTAAATTTTAAAGCTTGGCAGATGACGATTGAAAGCTGATTGCGGTCTTTTAGTTATCCAAATACCATTTCTAGGATCGGCAGTATTTATTGGCATATAGTTTTTGGCTTGTAGTGTTAAAATGTCGATTTGCGGGCCAAATTTAGCTTAATTTTCAAACCGATCGGCTTGGTTTTTACGAAATTTGGCAAACCGATATTTCTTCGAATTTACTGTGTTTGGCTCGGTTGTAAATTTAAAATCTCTATTTTAAAGTCCTGTTTTTTGGGTAAATTTTGCTCATTTTCCATGCTAAAGCCAAATTCCGCCCGCCCTTTACATGCTTGCAAATTTCGCGCCAAAAATATAAAATACTCTAAAATAAATTTCAAAGAACATAATGCGCTATTATATTTTAATTTGAATTTAAAGATAATATGCTATATTTTACATAAAATTTTACACAAAGAACACAAATGACTACTTTTAGCAAAGATGAAATTTACACGGCGACCGAAGTGGTGCGAAATTTCAGCGCCGTCTTGGGTAAAGTCGGCAAGGCGCAGATGAAGCGCGCGGTGATCGTCAAAAATAATAAATTTGAAGCCGTGCTGCTAAATATGGGCGAGTATGAGCGCCTATGCGAGGCTGTGGAGGTACTGCAAAGCATTTATGAGGCTAAAAAACGAGCCGGAAGCGGCGAATAATGGCGGTCAAAGAGGTAAAATACGGCGGCAAAATTTACCGCATCAGCTACGAAACCGTAAATCCCGCGCACAAGGACGTCGCGCTATTTTTGCACGGCTGGGGCGCAAACAAAGAGATCATGAAAAAGGCTTTCGGCACGTATTTTAAGGACTTTCGGCACGTTTACGTCGATATGCCCGGCTTTGGCGCGAGCAGTATGCACGGCGCGCTAGCGACGAAAGACTACGCAAAAATCATGAAATCCTTTTTAGACGAGCTTGGCGCGAACCCCAAAATCATCTTTGGACATAGCTTCGGCGGCAAGGTCGCAACCCTGCTCAATCCCGAATATCTCGCGCTTTTAAGCTCGGCCGGCATCGTAGCTAAAAAGCCGCTTTGGGTGCGATTTAAGATCGCTTTGTTTAAATTTTTAAAGATGTTCGGTCTTGGGTTTTTATACAAATTTTTCGCCACGAAAGACGTAAAAGGCATGAGCAAAACGATGTACGAGACTCTAAAAAACGTCGTCGATGAGGATTTTAGCTCTAAATTTGCGGACTTTGGCGGCAAGGCGTTTATATTTTGGGGCGAGGAGGACAAAGCCACGCCTCTAAAAAGCGGCGAACGCGTAAGTCGTCTCATCAAAAACAGCGAATTTCACGCACTAAAGGGCGATCATTTTTTCTTTTTGCTCCACGCGCGCTACATCGACGGCGTCGTAAATGCGGGGCTAAATTTGACGAATTTGGATGATGAAAGTGGGATAGAGAGCGTGAAAATTTTAAGCCCGAAAAACCATGAAAATTTAAGCGAAAAAGCCTGGAGTGCCGATGAAAACGGCGATCTTAAAAACCCTACCGAGCAAAATTTGACGGAATCTATCCAAGAGGCTTTGGAACAAGAGGTCGCCATAAGCGCAAAAACCGTCTCGCAAAGCAGCCTTTTTGACGAGCAGTCGCAAAACGGTAACCTTGCGGGTCAAAACCCGCAGCTTGACGATGTAAGCGCCAAAAACGGTCAAATTTTTAAAGAAAATTTGTTTGACGGGCAAGAAATCGCACAAAATCAATCGGAACCCAAAAATGGCGTTTTAAGCAGAGACGAGCAAAATCAAATTTTACCAAAAGATGAGCAAGACGCTCAAAAAAGCCCCAAAAAGCCTGTGCAACAAACGTTTGATTTAAACTAGCGCGCAAATTTTGTATTTGCGCTTTTGACTTAGTTATTAGCATTAAATTTATGCGGGTTTGGCGGGCCTGCATCAAATTTACGAGCTAAATTTAAGCCCAAAATCTGTAAAATCTAGGCTGACAAATTTGCGTTTTACGGCGTAAAAAACAAGGCGGATAAATTTGCTCTCAAATTTAACGGAAAAACTATCAAATTTACGTCAAGCACGCAAAAACAAACTGCAAAACGCTAAATTTGGCAAAAAATGGCGCAAACAAAAGCCCGCTTAAGTGAACCTAGGAGAAAAAATGAACGAAACCCTCATAAATATCGGCCTTGCCGCGACGCAAATTTTATTTACGTTTGCACTCGGATTTTATCTCATCACCTGCCTTCAGTGGTTTTCATACAAGTTTGAGCGCGTGCTGTTTCACTTCACTAGGCCGCTGTGGCACGTGTTTTTCCTCATCGTGCCGATCGTGCTTTTTTACGGGGCGGAGCGATTTTTCTGGATTTATTTTTACTTTGCGCTGGTGCCAAGCCTCACTCTTTGGCATAAAAAGCTTGATAAAAAGCTGGTTTTTACGCCGCGAGTCAAGCGATTTTTTGTTATCCTAGCGCTCGCGGTTATCGCTAGCTACGCCGTCTATCTCGCGACGCAGCACCGCGTAAATTTAGGCGTCGTCCTGCCGCTCGTGCTCTCTTTTGCGCTTAGCTTTTTGCTGGAAAAGGCTAAATTTAAGGCCTACGAAAACAGCGCGCGCAAAAAGCTAGCCTCGATGCCTGAGCTTAAAATCATCATGATAACGGCGAGTTTTGGCAAAACCAGCATCAAAAATTTCCTATTTGAGCTACTTAAAAATGACTTCGCCTGCCGCAAAACCCCTCGCAGCGTAAACACGCTAGCAGGCCTCATCCAAGACGTAAATAACGAACTTGCCGCCGGTACGCAGATATATATCGCCGAGGCGGGCGCGCGTCTAAAAGGCGACATCGCGCAGATCACGGAGTTTTTGAACCCGCAGATCGCGATCGTCGGCGAGATCGGCGCGCAGCATATCGAGTACTTTAAGACGCTTGAAAATATCCGCGCTACAAAGCTTGAAGCCCTTAACTCAAAGCGCCTAGAAAAGGCTTTCGTGCACAGTAGCACGCAGGCAAGCGAGGGCGAGAAGATAGAAATTTACGATAAAAACCTAAGCGGCGTGGAGGCAAGCTTGGATGGGGTCAAATTTAAGCTTGGAGAGAGGGAATTTAGCTCGCCGCTGCTTGGTAAATTTAACGCCGCAAATCTAGCCGTCTGCGTCAAAACCGCGCTATATCTGGGGCTAGACGAGGCCAGGATCGCCTCCGCTCTCTCGCGCCTAAAAAACGTCGAGCATAGACTCGAGCGTATCGATGCCGGCGGTAAAATCATCATCGACGACGGTTTTAACGGTAACTTTAACGGTATGAGCGCGAGCTACGAGCTAGTCGGTAGCTACGAGGGGCGAAAGGTGCTCGTGACGCCCGGCATCATGGAGAGCAGCGACGAAGAGAACGAAAAGCTAAGCAAGATCATCAACAAGACCTTTGACATCGTTATGCTAACAAGCTCGCTAAACGCCGTCGCGCTACTAAAGCACCTAAGCAGGCCAAAAGTCATCGTCATCAAGGACAAATCAAAAATACAAGAAGCCCTAGCACAAAACACCAAAGCGGGCGATCTGATCCTTTTTTCAAACGACGCGCCGAGCTTTATGTAGGCGTAAATTTGGGGCTTGGGCGGCGCAGTTAAATTTAGCGGCGCTACTTCTAGCTACTCGAATTTGATTTGAAATTTAGTCCGCTTGCATCGGCGGAGATTGATTTAAAAAAATGCCTTTTCAAGGTGCAGGTTATGCCAAGCGCCGACTGCGGCATATGAAAGATAAAATAAGGCGGCTAAATTTAAACGACTTCAAATTTCACATCGGTCAAATTTGCCGTCAAATTTAAATCCCGGCGCTAGCCATCCCCGCCTCGATCAAAAACTGGCTGGGTTGGTAGTTTATCTTTTTGATTTTGTCGTATTTGGCATAGCTTAAAATCAGTTCGTCGCGCGCCCTCGTGACCGCGACGTAAAAGAGTCGCCGTTCCTCCTCGAGCGAGCCGCCCATGCTCATGAGTTTGAGGTTCGGGAAGCGATTTTGCGCGAGATCGACTACGAAAACGAGGTCAAACTCAAGCCCCTTTGATGCGTGCACGCTTAGCAAATTTACACCTTCGCCGCTGCTCATCTCGCTGCTGCCCAGAGTGATAAAGTTATAAAATTTCTCCGCCTCCGAGTAGTTTTTGGCTAGTTCGCCCAGCACCTCTAGCTTGCCCGCGATGCGCTCCAGGGCCTCTTTTTTTAGCGTTTCGTCGATGTTGCCGTTTTTTTGTGTGGCGCGCTTGGTCGCGAGGCTATCCGCGATGAGGGCGTAAATTTTGCTATTTTTGAGATCCTCTATCAGCGAGGTTGGGCGCGAGTGGCGTTTGGCGGCGCTTAAAAAGTTGTAAATTTCATACAAAAATTGCCCGCCGCTCTCGCTTAGTTTTTGCATTTTTAGCACGGGGTGGGCGAAAAATTTCTCGCTAAAGTTGAATTTAGCAAAGCGCGACTTCTCCCCGACCTCGTCAAGCTCGTCAAAAAGCCCCAGCTGGTAGTTTTTGGTTTTTTTGGCAAAGGCTTCCACGCTATCGTCGGGCTGCAAAAATCCTCGCACGACGTCGCCGTGTCCGACCTTGCTTAGCACTTCAAAAATCTCCTTGCTAAGCGCAGCGCCCACGCCTTTTGCGTATTCGCACACGTGGATAAAGGCCATGATGTCTTTTGGATTTATAAGGATGCCTAGCAGATCCATCGCAGCGCGTACCTCGCGGCTCTCAAAAAAACTCACGCCGCCCTTGCGCTTGGAGCCGATACCCAGCTCTCGCAGCGCGACTTCTAGGCCGTCGGCGCTTGAGTTGTTGCGAAAGATGATGGCGATATTTTCTTGTTTATATTTTGAAACGGCGATGATCTGCGCGATGTTTGCGTACTGATCGAAAAGCTCGCTATAAACAAGCAGCTTTGGCGAGGTAAATTTACCCTCGCGGCCGACGACTAGCTTTTTTTCGTAAAGGCGCGGGTTGTTTGCGATCACCTTGTTGGCAAGTGCTAGGATAGCCGAGCTGCTGCGATAGTTGATGTTTAGCGCGTAAATTTTAGCGTCTGCGAAGCGGTCCTTAAACGAGCCGATGATCTCGATGTTTGCGCCGTTAAAAGCGTAAATGCTCTGGTCAAAATCCCCGACGCAAAAAAGGCTTTTCGTCTCAAAAGCGCTGATTAGCGAGCCTTGCAGGGAGTTTGTGTCCTGATACTCGTCGACTAAAATTTCCTCAAATTTTAGCGGCGCGCCTTTTCTCAGTTCGTTACGCATTTTGATAAGCAGGTCGTTAAAATCCGCATAGCCAAATTTGCTCTTTTCCTCCTCAAATTCGCGCAAAACGTCCTCATAAATCTCGGCATATACGCCTTGCTCATCGCTTCGCTCTTTTAGCCATTCGCCAAACGTTTGCTTTAAGGCTAAATTTTGATACAGCGAATACGCGTCGTAAAGATAGGCGCCCCCATAAGGCTTAACGTCGCTTAGGTGGTTAAATTTGCGTCTCTCGACGAGCGATTTTAGCAGCGTCTTCAGCTCGCTAGGCTGCTTTAGCGTGACCGGTTTTTCTAGAAATTTAAGCAGCGAATAAGAAACCGAGTGAAATGTGCCCGCCGTGATGCGCGAGGTGATTTTTTTATCAAAATGTCGGTTTAGACGCTCGATCATCTCGGCCGCGGCCTTGTTGGTGAAGGTTAGTAGTAGGATTTTTTCGGGCTTTACGCCTAAATTTAGCAGATGAGCGATGCGCGCGACGATGGTGCTGGTTTTACCGGTGCCCGCACTTGCGATAACTAGATTGTGCCCGGCAGGAGCGGTCGCGGCGGCGTATTGTTCTTGATTTAGTTTTGAAAGGGGCATATTTTCCTCGCGTTTAAAAGGGCAGATTATACCCAAACGGGCTTAAATTTATAAAAACGCAAAAGCGGCGAGGGCTAAATTTATTCGCCCCGCGTTTGCGAAGCGAGGCAAAAATTTAGCGGTCTTATTTTGGATTTAGTATTTGTTTTACTTCCTCGTCGCTTAGTTCGTAGCGGTAAAATTTAAGGTAAAATTTCTTCACTTCTTCTTCCAAATTTACATCTGCGAAAATTTGCGGATAAAAGGTCTTGGCTAGCCAAAGCGGCTGCAAGGCGCCCTCGGCGCTTCTAACCGACCACAGATAAACTCCGCTAGGCACGATGAAGACGGCGCCGTCTTTGACCGCTTTTAGTTGTTTAAACGCAGGATTATTTAGGATTTTTTCCTTGCCTTCGCGAGAATTTGTGATGATGACGTCGGGATTAAAGATAATAACTTGCTCCTCGTTTATCGTCTTTGAAATCTTAAAATCCGTCTCGTTATCTTGGGAGCTTAAATTTACGCCACCGGCGATTTTTATGTACTCCGCGCCGATATCTTTGCCGCTGATCGTGCTAAAATTTCCCGAGTTAAAATTTAGAGCCAAAACCCGCTTTTTTAGCACGCACACCTTGCCTATCTTAAAGATTCAGCTTATCTTGGCCGCTATATTTATATTCGTCTTATCTGCGATCGTGCATTTCTTGCTCAAAAGATCGCTTAGCCCGATCAATACGATCACTAGCGCTTTGATCAGCTTCTTTAAATTTTTAAATTTCGAGACAAAAGAGCCCGTCGTTTCAAAAGTAAACACAAAAGACGAATTCGGCGTAATGAGCAAGCTGATAAACGACAATATAGCTAAAATTTGCGACAACGCTAGCCAAGACGCCAGAGCGGTATCTCAGTCCGTAGAGGCCGCAAAGCAGATAGAAAACGGAAATTTAAGAGCTAGGATAACCGACAACCCGGCCAACCCGAAACTAGTCGAGCTAAAAGACGTTTTAAATAAAATGCTAGATGTTTTGGAGCACAAAGTCGGTAGCGATCTAAACGTGATCCAAAAAGCTTTTAACGATTTTAGAAAATCTGATTTCACGTCAAGGATCGCAGACGCCAAAGGCGACGTCGAGCTCGTTACGAACGAACTTGGCGAAGAGATAGCCGGTATGCTCGCGTTTAACCTAGAAAAAGCTCAAATTTTAGAAGAAAAAGTCCATATGCTAGACGAATCCATGAAGCAAGTAGCTCAGGGCGCTAGCACGCAGTCAAATTCTCTCCAAGAAAGCGCCGCAGCCGTAGAGCAGATGAGTAGCTCGATGAACGCTATTAGTCAAAAAACCGTCGACGTCATTAGGCAAAGCGATGAGATCAAGCATATCATCGTGATCATCCGCGACATCGCCGATCAGACGAATTTACTAGCACTTAATGCAGCCATCGAGGCGGCGCGCGCAGGCGAGCACGGACGCGGCTTTGCCGTCGTGGCCGACGAGGTTAGAAAGCTAGCCGAACGCACGCAAAAGAGTCTCGGCGAAATCGAAGCCAACACAAACGTCCTGGCTCAAGGGATCAACGAGATGAGCGAAAACATCAAAGAGCAAAGCGAAGCTATAAATATGATAAATCAAAGCATTGCCCAGGTCGATGAGCTCACTAAACAAAACGTTAATATAGCCAACGCCACGAGCAGGGTAACTAGCGAAGTGGACAACATGGCAAAAGCTATCGTAGAAGACGTTAGGAAAAAGAAATTTTAATCCATCAAAACGGCAAGTTTGGATAAATTTGGCTTGCCGTTTTGATTTGACTCCTTTTATTTTGACTGCAAGGCGCTAGTAAATTTAACCGCTTTGCAGCTTTCTCTTATTTTTTATTTTAAATTTTGTTTCCTTTTGAGTTAAATTTGCCGTAAAATTTGACTATAATTTTGCAAAGGATAAATCATGCAAGAGTGGGCTTTATGGGCGTTAGCTTCGGCGGTTTTTGCCGCGCTTACGGCGATTTTCGCCAAAGTCGGGCTTGAGGGTATAGACTCAAATTTCGCGACTTTTATCAGGACGCTCGTTATCGCAGCAGCTTTGGTTTTGTTTCTCACATATGCTAAAAAGTGGCAGCCGCTTGGCGAGCTAAGCGCGCGAAACTGGCTATTTTTGACGCTTAGCGGACTGGCTACCGGCGCGTCGTGGTTGGCGTATTTTAAAGCGCTTCAGATGGGTTCTGCGTCGCAGGTAGCGCCCATAGATAAGCTTAGCGTCGTTTTGGTCGTCATTTTTGCTGTTATATTTTTAGGCGAGCGCCCGAGCTTTAGAGAGTGGATCGGTATCGCGCTGATTGCTAGCGGCGCATTTACGCTAGTTTTTGCGGATAAATAGTATCAAGTAATGGGAGTTAAATTTGGAGAAATTTAAAGAAAAAATCAAAAACTCATATTTATACGTAGTTTTTATAAAAAGGGGATTTTACTACGGTAACGGCTCTGCCTTAAGAAGTATCTTTTCGGCATTTTTGATGGCTATGGTCGGTTTGTGTCTTACTTTGATCGTATTTACTATCAAGGATATGATTTTTTATAGCGATTTTAAACCGCTAAACGAACTAACGAAAAACGTAGGGACGGTGGAGTCTGCAAACTACGGTCTAAAAGGCGACGGAAAGCTAAAACTGAGGCTGGATGACGGCTCAGCGGTGTCATACTACATAGATAGCAGAGATGACGAGTCGTATAGACCGCTCATAAAAAAGAGGGCGGTTATATATAGCAAGGTAGTGCCGCTAGGAAATAGAATTTTGCAGCTAGAAGACGATGCGGGTAAGGTTTACGTCAAATATAGCTACGAAGATGAACTGCAAACGCCACAGAGACGCATGGATTCAATCTACGCATGCTTAAAAATAGCCGCCTTTTTTCTATTTATAGTATGGTTTTTAAATCGTAGGGATCTCACGCAAGCCAAGGGCAAAAATAATAAATTTTAGCGGTTTGCGCCGGCTTAAGAGATGTTTTTGGCTGATGTTTTTTGAGCGGGGTTTTGGATGATAAATTTTACTATCCAGCAAGACGGCGCAAAAAGCCAAAGCGGCGCGGTTTTGAGCCAAATTTGCATTTTTGTTTGCGGTTTAAATTTATTTTTAACTTTTTTGCGGATAGATTTTCGCCTCAAATTTACCGGCGACTTTGTATTTAAATTTGAGTTTTGAAACGGGCTGAGTTTATTTGCTTGCTAGATTTAGACTTTAGTAAATTTGCTCGGTTTAGTCGGCAAATTTACCTCGCGTTTTGCCGACTAAAAACGGTGCCGTACTTCGTGTAGTCAGGTTTGAGCTTAACTAAAATTAAGCCGTCAAATTTGTGCTTGTTTGGACGAATTGCACTGTTAAATTTTAAAGACGCTAAGCTTTGTCTTTAAATTTCGCTTCATGCTCCAAAAGCCAAATTTTAGTCGCTAGCCCTTCGCCGCCGCTGTATCCGCCAAGGCCGTTTGAGGCGACGACTCTGTGGCAGGGCACGATGACGGGGATTTTGTTTTTTGCGTTTGCCGAGCCTGCCGCGCGAAACGCCTTCGGCCGCCCCGTCATCGCTGCCAGCTGGGCGTACGTCACGCGCTGCCCGTAAGCGATCTTTTGCAGATTTTCGTAAACGCACCTTTGAAATGCCGTGCCGCCGATATTTAGCCGCGTTTTAAAGGTTTTAAGTTCGCCTTTAAAATACCTTTCAAGCTCGCTTAAACAGAGCTTTAAATTTGCATCCGTTACGTCCGTACGGACAAAATCTCGCACGAAATTTAGCTCGCAAACTCCGCTCTCGTCGC of Campylobacter showae contains these proteins:
- a CDS encoding D-alanine--D-alanine ligase, whose protein sequence is MKFAVIFGAKSYEHEISIVSAIALKKVLKNEPLFIFCDKFREFYLINGADMKANFFSSGKYKNNKKLALKQGGFFAGGLLGEKKIEADVFINLVHGMDGEDGKIAALLEFYGLSYIGPRVEASALSYNKELTKLLAQKAGVNTLNYEVVSRGKAPSLPLPVILKPLRLGSSIGVSVIKDANELEYGLDVAYEFDKEILVEPFIEGVKEYNLAGCKTGGEIKFSIIEEPKKKEFLDYEQKYMSFSNESRVREADIGAELAAKLKQSFERIYNCGFDGALIRCDFFEINGEVYLNEINPNPGSLANYLFDDFEGTLERLAVSLPKEREINIDYKFINSITSAKGKL
- a CDS encoding EamA family transporter yields the protein MQEWALWALASAVFAALTAIFAKVGLEGIDSNFATFIRTLVIAAALVLFLTYAKKWQPLGELSARNWLFLTLSGLATGASWLAYFKALQMGSASQVAPIDKLSVVLVVIFAVIFLGERPSFREWIGIALIASGAFTLVFADK
- a CDS encoding type II toxin-antitoxin system Phd/YefM family antitoxin, coding for MTTFSKDEIYTATEVVRNFSAVLGKVGKAQMKRAVIVKNNKFEAVLLNMGEYERLCEAVEVLQSIYEAKKRAGSGE
- a CDS encoding methylated-DNA--[protein]-cysteine S-methyltransferase, with protein sequence MQKAYFDSPIGVLEICGDESGVCELNFVRDFVRTDVTDANLKLCLSELERYFKGELKTFKTRLNIGGTAFQRCVYENLQKIAYGQRVTYAQLAAMTGRPKAFRAAGSANAKNKIPVIVPCHRVVASNGLGGYSGGEGLATKIWLLEHEAKFKDKA
- a CDS encoding alpha/beta fold hydrolase, whose protein sequence is MAVKEVKYGGKIYRISYETVNPAHKDVALFLHGWGANKEIMKKAFGTYFKDFRHVYVDMPGFGASSMHGALATKDYAKIMKSFLDELGANPKIIFGHSFGGKVATLLNPEYLALLSSAGIVAKKPLWVRFKIALFKFLKMFGLGFLYKFFATKDVKGMSKTMYETLKNVVDEDFSSKFADFGGKAFIFWGEEDKATPLKSGERVSRLIKNSEFHALKGDHFFFLLHARYIDGVVNAGLNLTNLDDESGIESVKILSPKNHENLSEKAWSADENGDLKNPTEQNLTESIQEALEQEVAISAKTVSQSSLFDEQSQNGNLAGQNPQLDDVSAKNGQIFKENLFDGQEIAQNQSEPKNGVLSRDEQNQILPKDEQDAQKSPKKPVQQTFDLN
- a CDS encoding ATP-dependent helicase, with the protein product MPLSKLNQEQYAAATAPAGHNLVIASAGTGKTSTIVARIAHLLNLGVKPEKILLLTFTNKAAAEMIERLNRHFDKKITSRITAGTFHSVSYSLLKFLEKPVTLKQPSELKTLLKSLVERRKFNHLSDVKPYGGAYLYDAYSLYQNLALKQTFGEWLKERSDEQGVYAEIYEDVLREFEEEKSKFGYADFNDLLIKMRNELRKGAPLKFEEILVDEYQDTNSLQGSLISAFETKSLFCVGDFDQSIYAFNGANIEIIGSFKDRFADAKIYALNINYRSSSAILALANKVIANNPRLYEKKLVVGREGKFTSPKLLVYSELFDQYANIAQIIAVSKYKQENIAIIFRNNSSADGLEVALRELGIGSKRKGGVSFFESREVRAAMDLLGILINPKDIMAFIHVCEYAKGVGAALSKEIFEVLSKVGHGDVVRGFLQPDDSVEAFAKKTKNYQLGLFDELDEVGEKSRFAKFNFSEKFFAHPVLKMQKLSESGGQFLYEIYNFLSAAKRHSRPTSLIEDLKNSKIYALIADSLATKRATQKNGNIDETLKKEALERIAGKLEVLGELAKNYSEAEKFYNFITLGSSEMSSGEGVNLLSVHASKGLEFDLVFVVDLAQNRFPNLKLMSMGGSLEEERRLFYVAVTRARDELILSYAKYDKIKKINYQPSQFLIEAGMASAGI
- a CDS encoding Mur ligase family protein; the encoded protein is MNETLINIGLAATQILFTFALGFYLITCLQWFSYKFERVLFHFTRPLWHVFFLIVPIVLFYGAERFFWIYFYFALVPSLTLWHKKLDKKLVFTPRVKRFFVILALAVIASYAVYLATQHRVNLGVVLPLVLSFALSFLLEKAKFKAYENSARKKLASMPELKIIMITASFGKTSIKNFLFELLKNDFACRKTPRSVNTLAGLIQDVNNELAAGTQIYIAEAGARLKGDIAQITEFLNPQIAIVGEIGAQHIEYFKTLENIRATKLEALNSKRLEKAFVHSSTQASEGEKIEIYDKNLSGVEASLDGVKFKLGEREFSSPLLGKFNAANLAVCVKTALYLGLDEARIASALSRLKNVEHRLERIDAGGKIIIDDGFNGNFNGMSASYELVGSYEGRKVLVTPGIMESSDEENEKLSKIINKTFDIVMLTSSLNAVALLKHLSRPKVIVIKDKSKIQEALAQNTKAGDLILFSNDAPSFM
- the ruvA gene encoding Holliday junction branch migration protein RuvA, with product MIKAIEGVITKKEPANLILKTAGGVSYGVAISLFCSAKLERGQSVELNITQIIREDVDLLYGFLDSNEQKMFEMLIKLSGIGAATAMAVCSSLNPNAFLNAVKSGDAAALQTVPGIGAKTARRIIAELSDAKMTMDENLPSYQHEAILALESLGFKREKITKALSECDAQNTGELVKQALKKLA
- a CDS encoding ABC transporter substrate-binding protein, translated to MLKKRVLALNFNSGNFSTISGKDIGAEYIKIAGGVNLSSQDNETDFKISKTINEEQVIIFNPDVIITNSREGKEKILNNPAFKQLKAVKDGAVFIVPSGVYLWSVRSAEGALQPLWLAKTFYPQIFADVNLEEEVKKFYLKFYRYELSDEEVKQILNPK